The DNA segment TGGATCAACAATCAACATGACCGCTCAAAACTCTATAAAAAAATTCGCCGTGATTGGTAACCCGATTGCCCACAGCCGCTCACCCGAGATCCACCAAGCCTTTGGACGGGAGATGAGCATTCGGCTGCACTATGACAAAATTCTGGCACCGCTGGATCAGTTTGCAGACACTGTTCATGATTTTTTTGCACAAGGTGGTAGTGGCTTAAATGTGACTGTCCCCTTCAAAGAACAGGCCTTTCTACTATGTAACCATCTGACGGAGCGCGCTAAAGCGGCTCATGCCGTCAACACCTTATGGATGGAAAAAGATCAAATCCATGGCGACAATACCGACGGTGCAGGTCTCGTCAATGCGCTCAATTTATTGAATTGGCCGCTCGATAATAGTCGCATTTTGATTTTAGGCGCAGGTGGCGCAACGCGTGGTGTGGTTCTCCCCCTCGCTCAAGCGGGTGCGTTGGAAATCGTCATCGCCAACCGCACTCAAAGCCGTGCGGACTCCTTGGTGGCTGACCTCAGTCCCTTTATTTCACAATCGGCTCAGAACACATCCTTGAGTACCAGCACACTGGTCGATCTGACGGGTCACTTCGACATTATTATTAACGCGACCTCCGCCAGTTTAGATGGTAGTGCTATCACGCTGCCCTACACCCTCACTTTTGATTACGCGTATGAAATGGCTTACGGCAAGCCGTCTAGCTTTATTGAACATGCCAAACAGAAAGATGTGCCTACGGCTGATGGTTTAGGGATGCTGGTCG comes from the Aquirhabdus parva genome and includes:
- the aroE gene encoding shikimate dehydrogenase, with amino-acid sequence MTAQNSIKKFAVIGNPIAHSRSPEIHQAFGREMSIRLHYDKILAPLDQFADTVHDFFAQGGSGLNVTVPFKEQAFLLCNHLTERAKAAHAVNTLWMEKDQIHGDNTDGAGLVNALNLLNWPLDNSRILILGAGGATRGVVLPLAQAGALEIVIANRTQSRADSLVADLSPFISQSAQNTSLSTSTLVDLTGHFDIIINATSASLDGSAITLPYTLTFDYAYEMAYGKPSSFIEHAKQKDVPTADGLGMLVGQAAEAFFVWNGVRPSIESAL